From Ancylobacter pratisalsi, one genomic window encodes:
- a CDS encoding UDP-glucose dehydrogenase family protein — MRVAMIGTGYVGLVSGTCFSDFGHDVTCIDKDASKIERLKKGEIPIFEPGLDELVRRNVEAGRLQFDTDLTQAVRDADVVFIAVGTPSRRGDGHADLSYVHAAAREIAAVAQGFTVVVTKSTVPVGTGSDLEHIIRDAAPEADIAVVSNPEFLREGAAIEDFKRPDRVVIGTDDPRAREVMAALYRPLSLNAAPILFTERNTAELIKYASNAFLAMKITFINEMADLCEKVGGNVQEVARGIGLDGRIGSKFLHAGPGYGGSCFPKDTLALTRTAQEAGAPIRLIETVTTVNETRKAAMGRKVLEALDCPPRGATVAVLGLTFKPNTDDMRDSPAINIVQSLLDRGVKVRAYDPVGMHEARKVLPDSVIYADGAYECAEGADCLVIITEWDAFRALDLDRLKTILKTPTVVDLRNIYPPADLASRGFKYIGVGRGSSIAV, encoded by the coding sequence ATGCGCGTTGCGATGATTGGTACCGGCTATGTTGGCCTCGTCTCCGGGACCTGTTTTTCCGACTTCGGGCACGATGTGACATGCATCGACAAGGACGCCTCCAAGATCGAGCGGCTCAAGAAGGGCGAGATCCCCATCTTCGAACCCGGCCTTGATGAACTCGTGCGCCGCAATGTGGAGGCCGGGCGTCTTCAGTTCGACACCGACCTGACCCAGGCCGTGCGTGACGCCGACGTGGTGTTCATCGCCGTCGGCACCCCTTCGCGGCGCGGCGACGGCCATGCCGACCTGTCCTATGTCCACGCCGCCGCCCGCGAGATTGCCGCCGTGGCGCAGGGCTTCACCGTGGTCGTGACCAAGTCGACGGTTCCCGTCGGCACCGGCTCCGACCTTGAACACATCATCCGCGACGCGGCGCCGGAGGCGGACATCGCCGTGGTGTCCAACCCGGAATTCCTGCGCGAGGGCGCGGCGATCGAGGACTTCAAGCGTCCCGACCGCGTCGTGATCGGCACGGACGACCCGCGCGCCCGCGAAGTGATGGCGGCGCTCTACCGCCCGCTCTCGCTCAACGCGGCGCCGATCCTGTTCACCGAGCGCAACACCGCCGAACTGATCAAATATGCCTCCAACGCCTTCCTGGCGATGAAGATCACCTTCATCAACGAGATGGCGGACCTGTGCGAGAAGGTCGGCGGCAACGTGCAGGAAGTGGCGCGCGGCATCGGCCTCGACGGGCGTATCGGCTCGAAATTCCTGCACGCCGGCCCCGGCTATGGCGGCTCCTGCTTTCCCAAGGACACGCTGGCGCTGACGCGCACCGCTCAGGAGGCCGGCGCGCCGATCCGCCTGATCGAGACCGTCACCACGGTCAACGAGACCCGCAAGGCGGCCATGGGCCGCAAGGTGCTGGAAGCGCTGGACTGCCCCCCGCGTGGCGCCACCGTCGCCGTGCTCGGCCTGACCTTCAAGCCGAACACCGACGACATGCGCGACAGCCCGGCGATCAACATCGTGCAGTCGCTGCTCGACCGCGGGGTCAAGGTGCGCGCTTACGACCCGGTGGGCATGCATGAGGCCCGAAAGGTGCTGCCCGACAGCGTGATCTACGCCGACGGCGCCTATGAATGCGCCGAGGGCGCGGACTGCCTGGTGATCATCACCGAATGGGATGCCTTCCGCGCGCTCGATCTCGACCGCCTGAAGACGATCCTCAAGACGCCGACCGTGGTGGACCTGCGCAATATCTACCCACCCGCCGACCTTGCCAGCCGCGGCTTCAAATATATCGGCGTCGGCCGCGGCAGCTCCATCGCCGTCTGA
- a CDS encoding ABC transporter substrate-binding protein yields the protein MHLHFQSSLRAVTKLGVLVCAVVALLAGARPAAADIALTDVTGREVHIQAPAHRLLIDDGRFLIALALIHPDPVSVLAAWPRDINRIGTRTFEAYRAKFPAIDDLAKVASSAGALSVEQVIAARPDLAVFSLGSQPSEEERGRIEAAGIPVVVIDFFTHPLANLEPSLRLLAAATGREAQADAFLAFRRARLDAVKARLVGLTAEERPRVFLEPHAAMTADCCNSPGRGNVGDIIEADGGTNIGAAVIARAFGKLNLEYVVAQNPQVYVATGGSHMEGTAGLLIGPEYSVEKARETLARVVSRPGFSGFAAVREGRVHGLSHQMLNSPLDIFTVEILAKWIHPERFADLDVNETVREVNEHFLAVPLEGPNWVDLK from the coding sequence ATGCATCTCCATTTCCAGTCCAGCCTGCGCGCGGTGACCAAGCTCGGTGTGCTTGTGTGCGCGGTTGTTGCGCTGCTGGCAGGTGCTCGCCCGGCGGCGGCGGACATCGCGCTCACCGACGTGACCGGCCGCGAGGTCCATATCCAGGCGCCCGCGCACCGGCTGCTGATCGATGACGGCCGCTTCCTCATCGCCCTCGCGCTGATCCATCCCGACCCGGTGAGCGTGCTGGCCGCATGGCCGCGCGACATCAATCGCATCGGCACGCGCACCTTCGAGGCATACCGGGCGAAGTTCCCCGCCATTGACGATCTGGCAAAGGTGGCGAGTTCGGCCGGGGCGCTGTCGGTGGAGCAGGTCATCGCCGCCCGCCCGGACCTTGCCGTGTTCTCGCTCGGCTCCCAGCCCTCGGAAGAGGAGCGCGGGCGCATCGAGGCCGCCGGCATTCCGGTGGTGGTGATCGACTTCTTCACCCACCCGCTGGCCAATCTCGAACCGAGCCTGCGCCTGCTGGCCGCCGCCACCGGGCGCGAGGCGCAGGCCGACGCCTTCCTCGCCTTCCGCCGCGCGCGTCTGGACGCGGTGAAGGCCCGGCTCGTCGGTCTCACGGCGGAGGAGCGCCCGCGCGTCTTCCTTGAGCCGCATGCCGCGATGACGGCGGATTGCTGCAACTCGCCCGGTCGCGGCAATGTCGGCGACATCATCGAAGCCGATGGCGGCACCAATATTGGCGCGGCGGTCATCGCCCGCGCCTTCGGCAAGCTGAACCTCGAATATGTCGTGGCGCAGAACCCGCAGGTCTATGTCGCCACCGGCGGCAGCCACATGGAAGGCACGGCCGGTCTGCTGATCGGGCCGGAATACAGCGTCGAAAAAGCGCGGGAAACGCTGGCGCGGGTGGTCTCGCGACCGGGCTTTTCCGGGTTTGCGGCGGTACGCGAGGGGCGGGTCCACGGCCTGTCGCACCAGATGCTGAACTCGCCGCTGGACATCTTCACCGTCGAGATTCTGGCGAAGTGGATCCATCCGGAGCGCTTCGCCGATCTCGATGTCAATGAAACCGTGCGCGAGGTGAATGAGCACTTCCTCGCGGTGCCCCTCGAAGGCCCGAACTGGGTCGATCTGAAGTGA
- a CDS encoding YncE family protein — translation MLIDATSARLRPRLFASTAFAAAALVALAGAASAEPQFVTSAKPGPGLYELVFSAPMNRVYVAAAGSRGATDTSVVALDPTTLETKETIALGDNPVFGLAINNTTKTLYGTQTRDGHIAVVDLASGKVVAEIANGEKAHVRELAVDEGANRVYVTVTGRRDTPSAVWIIDGATNKVVGTIDDLPGSVTGISLDAKGKRLFLSAMESNEVHIVDLATNKLVKSFPSGGESSINLTYDASGDQVFVANQGSDNVTVLDAKDGTLIKTLPTGGGALSLAIDPERSILYVANRQGGYVSLVDTKTLEPIANVVTGSMPQTIAVDAASGNVYVSNKLKVPMRPRPPARPADGAPAAAPGATPVAASAGSPPPAAPRGPRVPMIDPFGDTVSLIKP, via the coding sequence ATGCTGATTGACGCGACTTCCGCCCGGCTTCGTCCGCGGCTCTTTGCTTCCACCGCCTTCGCCGCCGCGGCCCTTGTCGCGCTGGCCGGCGCCGCGTCGGCCGAGCCGCAGTTCGTCACCTCGGCCAAGCCCGGTCCGGGCCTGTACGAGCTGGTCTTCAGCGCCCCGATGAACCGCGTCTATGTGGCCGCCGCCGGCTCGCGCGGGGCCACCGACACCAGCGTGGTCGCGCTCGATCCGACGACGCTGGAAACCAAGGAGACCATCGCGCTCGGCGACAATCCGGTGTTCGGCCTCGCCATCAACAACACGACCAAGACGCTCTACGGCACCCAGACGCGCGACGGCCACATCGCCGTGGTCGATCTGGCCTCCGGCAAGGTGGTGGCCGAGATCGCCAATGGCGAGAAGGCGCATGTGCGCGAGCTCGCCGTGGATGAGGGCGCGAACCGCGTCTACGTCACCGTTACCGGCCGGCGCGACACGCCGAGCGCGGTGTGGATCATCGACGGCGCGACTAACAAGGTCGTCGGCACCATCGACGACCTGCCCGGCTCCGTCACCGGCATTTCGCTCGATGCCAAGGGCAAGCGCCTGTTCCTCTCGGCGATGGAGAGCAACGAGGTCCACATTGTCGATCTCGCCACCAACAAGCTGGTGAAGTCGTTCCCGTCGGGGGGCGAGAGCTCGATCAACCTGACCTATGACGCCAGCGGTGATCAGGTGTTCGTGGCCAATCAGGGCTCGGACAACGTCACCGTGCTGGACGCCAAGGACGGCACGCTGATCAAGACGCTGCCCACCGGCGGCGGCGCGCTGAGCCTCGCCATCGATCCCGAGCGCAGCATTCTCTACGTCGCCAACCGGCAGGGCGGCTATGTCTCGCTGGTGGACACCAAGACGCTGGAGCCGATCGCCAATGTCGTGACCGGGTCGATGCCGCAGACCATCGCGGTCGATGCCGCCTCCGGCAATGTCTATGTCAGCAACAAGCTCAAGGTGCCGATGCGTCCGCGCCCGCCGGCCCGGCCCGCCGACGGCGCACCGGCCGCCGCCCCCGGCGCCACGCCTGTTGCCGCCTCGGCCGGCAGCCCGCCTCCGGCCGCGCCGCGTGGACCCCGCGTGCCCATGATCGACCCGTTCGGCGACACCGTCTCTCTGATCAAGCCCTGA
- a CDS encoding isochorismate synthase, giving the protein MRDAEEQAAFAPSLPFALVSDRETVVGKGCLGIVAPGAGALEGRVRGYFAARPEGPRLLLGALPFSAGAREHLYQPADVVRGAGRAGFAAAFPPPALVRSPVPARTWTVVPEPPVAAYRAAVAQALEHLARGDEGLRKVVLSRSLRLTSDRPIDCFEVLRGLAEDPAVTAYCVPLAARDGSPASARVLVGATPELLLAKDGASVTSRPLAGSARRSADAGADRAAAQALSASDKDRREHREVVTAILDQLAPYCAELGTPEGTSLTSTASMWHLGTRIVGRLRDASVSSVELAARLHPTPAVCGTPRAAAAKLIAELEGYDRGFYAGAVGWCEEGGNGAWHVAIRCAEIEGAGARLYAGAGIVPGSDPAGEGEETAAKFAALLRALGVSEQYAAGVEDAA; this is encoded by the coding sequence ATGCGCGATGCCGAAGAGCAGGCGGCCTTTGCCCCGAGCCTGCCTTTCGCGCTGGTGTCCGACCGCGAGACCGTTGTCGGGAAGGGGTGCCTGGGCATCGTGGCGCCCGGTGCGGGCGCGCTGGAAGGGCGGGTGCGGGGCTATTTCGCCGCGCGCCCGGAAGGCCCGCGCCTGCTGCTCGGCGCGTTGCCGTTCAGTGCCGGGGCGCGGGAGCATCTGTACCAGCCCGCCGATGTGGTGCGCGGGGCCGGGCGGGCCGGCTTTGCCGCCGCTTTCCCCCCGCCCGCCCTGGTGCGGAGCCCGGTTCCCGCCCGCACCTGGACGGTGGTGCCTGAACCCCCGGTGGCGGCCTATCGCGCCGCGGTGGCGCAGGCGCTGGAGCATCTGGCGCGCGGTGATGAGGGGCTGCGCAAGGTCGTGCTGTCGCGCAGCCTGCGCCTCACCTCCGACCGGCCGATCGACTGTTTCGAGGTGCTTCGCGGCCTCGCTGAAGATCCCGCCGTCACCGCCTATTGCGTGCCGCTTGCCGCGCGCGATGGCTCGCCTGCGAGCGCACGCGTTCTGGTGGGGGCGACGCCGGAGCTTCTTCTGGCGAAGGACGGTGCGAGCGTCACCTCACGCCCGCTGGCGGGTTCCGCCCGTCGCTCGGCGGATGCGGGCGCCGACCGCGCCGCCGCGCAGGCGCTTTCCGCATCCGACAAGGACCGGCGCGAGCACCGGGAGGTCGTGACCGCCATTCTCGACCAGCTCGCCCCCTATTGCGCCGAGCTGGGTACTCCCGAGGGCACGAGCCTGACCTCCACGGCCTCGATGTGGCATCTGGGCACGCGCATCGTCGGCCGCCTGCGCGATGCGTCGGTGTCCAGCGTTGAACTGGCGGCGCGGCTGCATCCCACCCCGGCGGTGTGTGGCACGCCGCGCGCGGCGGCGGCGAAGCTGATCGCCGAGCTGGAGGGTTATGATCGCGGTTTCTATGCCGGCGCGGTCGGCTGGTGCGAGGAAGGCGGCAACGGCGCCTGGCATGTCGCCATTCGCTGCGCCGAGATCGAGGGCGCCGGGGCGCGGCTCTATGCCGGTGCCGGCATCGTTCCCGGTTCCGATCCGGCTGGCGAGGGCGAGGAGACCGCGGCCAAATTCGCCGCGCTGCTGCGGGCGCTGGGTGTCAGCGAGCAGTACGCGGCGGGGGTGGAGGACGCGGCATGA
- a CDS encoding (2,3-dihydroxybenzoyl)adenylate synthase, with protein MTSTTLKPLAQVWPAAFAERYRARGYWRGETFTRMLRERAQRLPDHVAVVGGEQRWTYAELESRAARLAAGFIALGFRPGDRVVVQLPNIPEFLSVVFALFRARLIPVYALPAHRSVEIVHFARTAQARGYIIAARHDGFDYRTLAGQVLAEVPEIAHVVVVGEAGPFTALDALSGTAAALPEDADPSEVAFLQISGGSTGLSKLIPRTHDDYIYSFRASAEICGLTPSSVYLAALPVTHNFPMSSPGVFGALYAGSRVVMSPSPSPEVAFELIAREKVTITGLVPPLALLWLQAAATTTHDLSSLEVLQVGGAKFMPEAARRVRPVLGCTLQQVFGMAEGLVNYTRLDDPEETIVSTQGRPISADDEVLILDDAGNPVEEGEPGNLLTRGPYTIRAYHNNDGANARAFTSDGFYRTGDVVKRTPEGYLVVQGRASDHINRAGEKISAEEIEDHLLSHPSVFDAAVVSLPDEYLGERSCAFVIAQGEKPKAAALKAWVRGRGLADFKVPDQVVFVDAFETTAVGKVSRKELRASLRRRFLETADMEG; from the coding sequence ATGACGTCCACCACGCTGAAGCCGCTGGCGCAGGTCTGGCCCGCCGCCTTCGCCGAACGTTATCGCGCCCGCGGCTACTGGCGCGGCGAGACCTTCACGCGGATGCTGCGTGAGAGGGCGCAGCGCCTGCCGGACCACGTCGCCGTGGTCGGTGGGGAGCAGCGCTGGACCTATGCCGAGCTGGAGAGCCGCGCCGCGCGCCTCGCCGCCGGCTTCATCGCCCTCGGTTTCCGGCCGGGTGACCGCGTGGTGGTGCAGCTGCCCAACATTCCCGAATTCCTCTCGGTGGTGTTCGCCCTGTTCCGGGCACGGCTGATCCCGGTCTACGCACTTCCCGCCCATCGCAGTGTCGAGATCGTTCATTTCGCCCGCACCGCGCAGGCGCGGGGCTACATCATCGCCGCTCGCCACGACGGCTTCGATTACCGCACCCTGGCCGGGCAGGTGCTGGCCGAAGTGCCGGAGATCGCGCATGTCGTGGTGGTGGGCGAGGCCGGGCCGTTCACCGCTCTGGACGCGCTCTCCGGGACGGCGGCCGCGCTGCCGGAGGACGCCGACCCGTCCGAGGTGGCGTTCCTGCAGATTTCCGGCGGGTCGACGGGGCTTTCCAAGCTGATCCCGCGTACCCATGACGACTATATCTATTCGTTCCGCGCCAGCGCCGAGATCTGCGGCCTGACGCCGTCCAGCGTCTATCTCGCCGCGCTGCCGGTGACGCATAATTTCCCGATGAGTTCGCCCGGCGTGTTCGGCGCGCTTTATGCCGGTTCGCGGGTGGTGATGAGCCCCTCGCCAAGCCCGGAGGTCGCCTTCGAGCTGATCGCGCGCGAGAAGGTGACCATCACCGGTCTGGTGCCGCCTCTGGCGCTGCTGTGGTTGCAGGCGGCGGCCACGACGACGCACGATCTTTCCTCGCTGGAAGTGCTGCAGGTCGGTGGTGCCAAGTTCATGCCGGAGGCGGCGCGCCGCGTGCGCCCGGTGCTGGGCTGCACGCTCCAGCAGGTGTTCGGCATGGCCGAGGGGCTGGTGAACTACACCCGGCTCGACGACCCGGAGGAGACCATCGTCTCCACGCAGGGGCGCCCGATCAGCGCGGATGACGAGGTGCTGATCCTCGATGACGCCGGCAACCCCGTGGAAGAGGGCGAGCCCGGCAATCTGCTGACGCGCGGGCCCTACACCATCCGCGCCTATCACAACAATGACGGCGCCAATGCGCGTGCCTTCACTTCGGACGGCTTCTACCGCACCGGCGACGTGGTGAAGCGCACGCCCGAGGGCTACCTCGTGGTGCAGGGCCGTGCCAGCGATCACATCAACCGCGCCGGGGAGAAGATCTCGGCGGAAGAGATCGAGGACCATCTGCTCTCGCACCCCAGCGTGTTCGACGCCGCCGTGGTTTCGCTGCCCGACGAGTATCTGGGCGAGCGGTCCTGCGCCTTCGTCATCGCGCAGGGCGAGAAGCCGAAGGCGGCGGCGCTGAAGGCGTGGGTGCGCGGGCGCGGCCTCGCCGATTTCAAGGTGCCCGACCAGGTGGTGTTCGTGGACGCCTTCGAGACCACGGCGGTCGGCAAGGTGTCGCGCAAGGAGCTGCGTGCCAGCCTGCGCCGCCGCTTCCTCGAAACCGCCGACATGGAGGGCTAG